One genomic segment of Tursiops truncatus isolate mTurTru1 chromosome 4, mTurTru1.mat.Y, whole genome shotgun sequence includes these proteins:
- the TNK2 gene encoding activated CDC42 kinase 1 isoform X11 yields MQPEEGTGWLLELLSEVQLQQYFLRLRDDLNVTRLSHFEYVKNEDLEKIGMGRPGQRRLWEAVKRRKAMCKRKSWMSKVFSGKRLEAEFPPHHSQSTFRKTSPTPGGPAAEGSLQSLTCLIGEKDLHLFEKLGDGSFGVVRRGEWDAPSGKTVSVAVKCLKPDVLSQPEAMDDFIREVNAMHSLDHRNLIRLYGVVLTPPMKMVTELAPLGSLLDRLRKHQGHFLLGTLSRYAVQVAEGMGYLESKRFIHRDLAARNLLLATRDLVKIGDFGLMRALPQNDDHYVMQEHRKVPFAWCAPESLKTRTFSHASDTWMFGVTLWEMFTYGQEPWIGLNGSQILHKIDKEGERLPRPEDCPQDIYNVMVQCWAHKPEDRPTFVALRDFLLEAQPTDMRALQDFEEPDKLHIQMNDVITVIEGRAENYWWRGQNTRTLCVGPFPRNVVTSVAGLSAQDISQPLQNSFIHTGHGDSDPRHCWGFPDRIDELYLGNPMDPPDLLSVELSTSRPTQHLGRVKREPPPRPPQPAIFTQKPTYDPVSEDQDPLSSDFKRLGLRKPGLPRGLWLAKPSARVPGTKAGRGSSEVTLIDFGEEPVVPAPRPCAPSLAQLAMDACSLLDKTPPQSPSRALPRPLHPTPVVDWDARPLPPPPAYDDVAQDEDDFEVCSINSTLVSAGLSAGPSQGETNYAFVPEPARLFPALEDNLFLPPQGGGKPPNSAQTAEIFQALQQECMRQLQVPAGSLVPSPSPVGDDKPQVPPRVPIPPRPTRPRGELSPAPSGEEETGRWPGPASPPRVPPREPLSPQGSRTPSPLVPRGSSPLPPRLSSSPGKTMPTTQSFASDPKYATPQVIQAPGPRAGPCILPIVRDGKKVSSTHYYLLPERPPYLERYQRFLRETRSPEEPTPMPVPLLLPPPGISAPAAPTATVRPMPQAAPDPKANFSTNTSNSGAQLPALRATARLPQRGCPGDGPEAGRPAEKIQMLQAMVHGVTTEECQAALQSHSWSVQRAAQYLKVEQLFGLGLRPRGECHKVLEMFDWNLEQAGCHLLGSCGPAHHK; encoded by the exons GTGTTCAGTGGAAAGCGGCTGGAGGCTGAGTTCCCCCCTCATCACTCTCAGAGCACCTTCCGGAAGACCTcacccacccccggaggcccagCAGCAGAGGGGTCCCTGCAGAGCCTCACCTGCCTCATTGGGGAGAAGGACCTGCATCTCTTTGAGAAGCTGGGAGATGGCTCCTTTGGCGTGGTGCGCAGGGGCGAGTGGGACGCCCCCTCGGGGAAGACG GTGAGTGTGGCTGTGAAGTGCCTGAAGCCTGATGTGCTGAGCCAGCCAGAGGCCATGGATGACTTCATCCGGGAGGTCAATGCCATGCACTCGCTTGACCACCGAAACCTCATTCGCCTCTATGGTGTGGTGCTCACGCCGCCCATGAAGATG GTGACAGAGCTGGCACCTCTGGGATCGTTGTTGGACCGGCTGCGCAAGCACCAGGGCCACTTCCTCCTGGGTACCCTGAGCCGCTACGCTGTGCAGGTGGCTGAGGGCATGGGCTACCTGGAGTCCAAGCGCTTTATTCACCGTGACCTGGCCGCCCGCAATCTGCTGTTGGCCACCCGTGACCTGGTCAAGATCGGGGACTTCGGGCTGATGCGAGCACTACCCCAGAATGACGACCACTACGTCATGCAGGAGCACCGCAAGGTGCCCTTTGCCTG GTGTGCCCCTGAGAGCCTGAAGACTCGCACCTTCTCCCATGCCAGCGACACCTGGATGTTTGGGGTCACGCTGTGGGAGATGTTCACCTATGGCCAGGAGCCCTGGATTGGCCTCAATGGCAGTCAG ATCCTGCATAAGATTGACAAGGAGGGGGAGCGTCTGCCCCGGCCCGAGGACTGCCCCCAGGACATCTACAATGTCATGGTTCAGTGCTGGGCTCACAAGCCAGAGGACAGACCCACCTTTGTGGCACTGAGAGACTTCCTGCTGGAG gcccagcccactGACATGCGGGCCCTTCAGGACTTTGAGGAACCAGACAAGCTGCACATCCAGATGAACGATGTCATCACCGTCATTGAGGGGAG GGCTGAGAATTACTGGTGGCGTGGGCAGAACACACGGACGCTGTGCGTGGGGCCCTTCCCTCGCAACGTGGTAACCTCTGTGGCCGGCCTGTCAGCCCAGGACATCAGCCAGCCCCTGCAGAACAGCTTCATTCACACAGGGCATGGTGACAGTGACCCCCGGcactgctggggcttccctgacaGGATCGATGA ACTGTATCTGGGAAACCCCATGGACCCTCCCGACCTGCTGAGTGTGGAACTGAGCACCTCCAGACCCACCCAGCATCTGGGCAGGGTGAAAA GGGAACCTCCACCTCGCCCTCCTCAGCCTGCCATCTTCACTCAGA AACCAACCTACGACCCTGTGAGTGAGGACCAAGACCCCCTGTCCAGCGACTTCAAGAGGCTGGGCCTGCGGAAGCCAGGACTGCCCCGTGGGCTGTGGCTCGCGAAGCCCTCTGCCCGGGTGCCGGGCACCAAAGCGGGCCGCGGGAGCAGTGAGGTCACGCTCATCGACTTCGGTGAGGAGCCCGTGGTCCCGGCCCCACGGCCCTGTGCGCCCTCACTGGCGCAGCTGGCCATGGATGCCTGCTCCTTGCTGGACAAGACCCCGCCGCAGAGCCCCTCGCGGGCCCTGCCCCGGCCCCTGCATCCCACGCCGGTGGTGGACTGGGATGCGCGCCCGCTGCCCCCGCCTCCTGCCTACGATGACGTGGCCCAGGATGAGGATGACTTTGAGGTCTGCTCCATCAACAGCACCCTCGTGAGTGCAGGGCTCTCTGCTGGGCCCAGTCAGGGCGAGACCAATTACGCCTTTGTGCCTGAGCCAGCGCGGCTCTTCCCTGCCCTGGAGGACAACCTGTTCCTCCCGCCTCAGGGTGGGGGCAAGCCGCCCAACTCAGCCCAGACCGCAGAGATCTTCCAGGCGCTGCAGCAGGAGTGCATGCGGCAGCTACAGGTCCCGGCCGGCTCTCTGGTCCCGTCGCCAAGCCCGGTGGGCGACGACAAGCCCCAGGTGCCCCCTCGTGTGCCCATCCCCCCGAGGCCCACACGCCCACGTGGGGAGCTGTCTCCAGCCCCCTCGGGCGAGGAGGAGACGGGGCGGTGGCCTGgacctgcctcccctccccgggTACCACCCCGGGAGCCCCTGTCCCCACAAGGCTCCAGGACCCCCAGCCCCTTGGTGCCACGCGGCAGCTCCCCGCTGCCACCCCGGCTCTCCAGCTCACCTGGGAAGACCATGCCCACCACCCAGAGCTTCGCCTCAGACCCCAAGTATGCCACACCCCAGGTGATCCAGGCACCTGGCCCCCGGGCTGGCCCCTGCATCTTACCCATCGTCCGTGATGGCAAGAAGGTCAGCAGCACCCACTACTACCTGCTGCCTGAGCGCCCACCCTACCTGGAGCGCTACCAGCGCTTCCTGCGTGAGACCCGGAGCCCCGAAGAGCCGACCCCCATGCCTGTGCCCCTGCTGCTGCCCCCTCCTGGCATCTCAGCTCCTGCTGCCCCCACTGCCACCGTTCGACCAATGCCTCAGGCTGCCCCAGACCCCAAGGCTAACTTCTCCACCAACACCAGCaactcaggggcccagctgccaGCCCTGAGGGCCACTGCTCGGCTGCCACAGAGGGGCTGCCCCGGGGACGGGCCAGAGGCTGGACGGCCAGCAGAGAAGATCCAGATG CTGCAGGCCATGGTGCATGGGGTGACCACAGAGGAGTGCCAGGCGGCCCTGCAGAGCCACAGCTGGAGCGTGCAGAGGGCTGCCCAGTATCTGAAG GTGGAGCAGCTCTTTGGTTTGGGTCTGCGGCCGCGAGGCGAGTGCCACAAAGTGCTGGAGATGTTCGACTGGAACTTGGAGCAGGCTGGCTGCCACCTGCTGGGCTCCTGCGGCCCAGCCCACCACAAGTGA
- the TNK2 gene encoding activated CDC42 kinase 1 isoform X9 produces the protein MQPEEGTGWLLELLSEVQLQQYFLRLRDDLNVTRLSHFEYVKNEDLEKIGMGRPGQRRLWEAVKRRKAMCKRKSWMSKGSIWPLAAFKQVFSGKRLEAEFPPHHSQSTFRKTSPTPGGPAAEGSLQSLTCLIGEKDLHLFEKLGDGSFGVVRRGEWDAPSGKTVSVAVKCLKPDVLSQPEAMDDFIREVNAMHSLDHRNLIRLYGVVLTPPMKMVTELAPLGSLLDRLRKHQGHFLLGTLSRYAVQVAEGMGYLESKRFIHRDLAARNLLLATRDLVKIGDFGLMRALPQNDDHYVMQEHRKVPFAWCAPESLKTRTFSHASDTWMFGVTLWEMFTYGQEPWIGLNGSQILHKIDKEGERLPRPEDCPQDIYNVMVQCWAHKPEDRPTFVALRDFLLEAQPTDMRALQDFEEPDKLHIQMNDVITVIEGRAENYWWRGQNTRTLCVGPFPRNVVTSVAGLSAQDISQPLQNSFIHTGHGDSDPRHCWGFPDRIDELYLGNPMDPPDLLSVELSTSRPTQHLGRVKREPPPRPPQPAIFTQKPTYDPVSEDQDPLSSDFKRLGLRKPGLPRGLWLAKPSARVPGTKAGRGSSEVTLIDFGEEPVVPAPRPCAPSLAQLAMDACSLLDKTPPQSPSRALPRPLHPTPVVDWDARPLPPPPAYDDVAQDEDDFEVCSINSTLVSAGLSAGPSQGETNYAFVPEPARLFPALEDNLFLPPQGGGKPPNSAQTAEIFQALQQECMRQLQVPAGSLVPSPSPVGDDKPQVPPRVPIPPRPTRPRGELSPAPSGEEETGRWPGPASPPRVPPREPLSPQGSRTPSPLVPRGSSPLPPRLSSSPGKTMPTTQSFASDPKYATPQVIQAPGPRAGPCILPIVRDGKKVSSTHYYLLPERPPYLERYQRFLRETRSPEEPTPMPVPLLLPPPGISAPAAPTATVRPMPQAAPDPKANFSTNTSNSGAQLPALRATARLPQRGCPGDGPEAGRPAEKIQMLQAMVHGVTTEECQAALQSHSWSVQRAAQYLKVEQLFGLGLRPRGECHKVLEMFDWNLEQAGCHLLGSCGPAHHKR, from the exons GGTTCCATCTGGCCCCTGGCTGCCTTCAAACAGGTGTTCAGTGGAAAGCGGCTGGAGGCTGAGTTCCCCCCTCATCACTCTCAGAGCACCTTCCGGAAGACCTcacccacccccggaggcccagCAGCAGAGGGGTCCCTGCAGAGCCTCACCTGCCTCATTGGGGAGAAGGACCTGCATCTCTTTGAGAAGCTGGGAGATGGCTCCTTTGGCGTGGTGCGCAGGGGCGAGTGGGACGCCCCCTCGGGGAAGACG GTGAGTGTGGCTGTGAAGTGCCTGAAGCCTGATGTGCTGAGCCAGCCAGAGGCCATGGATGACTTCATCCGGGAGGTCAATGCCATGCACTCGCTTGACCACCGAAACCTCATTCGCCTCTATGGTGTGGTGCTCACGCCGCCCATGAAGATG GTGACAGAGCTGGCACCTCTGGGATCGTTGTTGGACCGGCTGCGCAAGCACCAGGGCCACTTCCTCCTGGGTACCCTGAGCCGCTACGCTGTGCAGGTGGCTGAGGGCATGGGCTACCTGGAGTCCAAGCGCTTTATTCACCGTGACCTGGCCGCCCGCAATCTGCTGTTGGCCACCCGTGACCTGGTCAAGATCGGGGACTTCGGGCTGATGCGAGCACTACCCCAGAATGACGACCACTACGTCATGCAGGAGCACCGCAAGGTGCCCTTTGCCTG GTGTGCCCCTGAGAGCCTGAAGACTCGCACCTTCTCCCATGCCAGCGACACCTGGATGTTTGGGGTCACGCTGTGGGAGATGTTCACCTATGGCCAGGAGCCCTGGATTGGCCTCAATGGCAGTCAG ATCCTGCATAAGATTGACAAGGAGGGGGAGCGTCTGCCCCGGCCCGAGGACTGCCCCCAGGACATCTACAATGTCATGGTTCAGTGCTGGGCTCACAAGCCAGAGGACAGACCCACCTTTGTGGCACTGAGAGACTTCCTGCTGGAG gcccagcccactGACATGCGGGCCCTTCAGGACTTTGAGGAACCAGACAAGCTGCACATCCAGATGAACGATGTCATCACCGTCATTGAGGGGAG GGCTGAGAATTACTGGTGGCGTGGGCAGAACACACGGACGCTGTGCGTGGGGCCCTTCCCTCGCAACGTGGTAACCTCTGTGGCCGGCCTGTCAGCCCAGGACATCAGCCAGCCCCTGCAGAACAGCTTCATTCACACAGGGCATGGTGACAGTGACCCCCGGcactgctggggcttccctgacaGGATCGATGA ACTGTATCTGGGAAACCCCATGGACCCTCCCGACCTGCTGAGTGTGGAACTGAGCACCTCCAGACCCACCCAGCATCTGGGCAGGGTGAAAA GGGAACCTCCACCTCGCCCTCCTCAGCCTGCCATCTTCACTCAGA AACCAACCTACGACCCTGTGAGTGAGGACCAAGACCCCCTGTCCAGCGACTTCAAGAGGCTGGGCCTGCGGAAGCCAGGACTGCCCCGTGGGCTGTGGCTCGCGAAGCCCTCTGCCCGGGTGCCGGGCACCAAAGCGGGCCGCGGGAGCAGTGAGGTCACGCTCATCGACTTCGGTGAGGAGCCCGTGGTCCCGGCCCCACGGCCCTGTGCGCCCTCACTGGCGCAGCTGGCCATGGATGCCTGCTCCTTGCTGGACAAGACCCCGCCGCAGAGCCCCTCGCGGGCCCTGCCCCGGCCCCTGCATCCCACGCCGGTGGTGGACTGGGATGCGCGCCCGCTGCCCCCGCCTCCTGCCTACGATGACGTGGCCCAGGATGAGGATGACTTTGAGGTCTGCTCCATCAACAGCACCCTCGTGAGTGCAGGGCTCTCTGCTGGGCCCAGTCAGGGCGAGACCAATTACGCCTTTGTGCCTGAGCCAGCGCGGCTCTTCCCTGCCCTGGAGGACAACCTGTTCCTCCCGCCTCAGGGTGGGGGCAAGCCGCCCAACTCAGCCCAGACCGCAGAGATCTTCCAGGCGCTGCAGCAGGAGTGCATGCGGCAGCTACAGGTCCCGGCCGGCTCTCTGGTCCCGTCGCCAAGCCCGGTGGGCGACGACAAGCCCCAGGTGCCCCCTCGTGTGCCCATCCCCCCGAGGCCCACACGCCCACGTGGGGAGCTGTCTCCAGCCCCCTCGGGCGAGGAGGAGACGGGGCGGTGGCCTGgacctgcctcccctccccgggTACCACCCCGGGAGCCCCTGTCCCCACAAGGCTCCAGGACCCCCAGCCCCTTGGTGCCACGCGGCAGCTCCCCGCTGCCACCCCGGCTCTCCAGCTCACCTGGGAAGACCATGCCCACCACCCAGAGCTTCGCCTCAGACCCCAAGTATGCCACACCCCAGGTGATCCAGGCACCTGGCCCCCGGGCTGGCCCCTGCATCTTACCCATCGTCCGTGATGGCAAGAAGGTCAGCAGCACCCACTACTACCTGCTGCCTGAGCGCCCACCCTACCTGGAGCGCTACCAGCGCTTCCTGCGTGAGACCCGGAGCCCCGAAGAGCCGACCCCCATGCCTGTGCCCCTGCTGCTGCCCCCTCCTGGCATCTCAGCTCCTGCTGCCCCCACTGCCACCGTTCGACCAATGCCTCAGGCTGCCCCAGACCCCAAGGCTAACTTCTCCACCAACACCAGCaactcaggggcccagctgccaGCCCTGAGGGCCACTGCTCGGCTGCCACAGAGGGGCTGCCCCGGGGACGGGCCAGAGGCTGGACGGCCAGCAGAGAAGATCCAGATG CTGCAGGCCATGGTGCATGGGGTGACCACAGAGGAGTGCCAGGCGGCCCTGCAGAGCCACAGCTGGAGCGTGCAGAGGGCTGCCCAGTATCTGAAG GTGGAGCAGCTCTTTGGTTTGGGTCTGCGGCCGCGAGGCGAGTGCCACAAAGTGCTGGAGATGTTCGACTGGAACTTGGAGCAGGCTGGCTGCCACCTGCTGGGCTCCTGCGGCCCAGCCCACCACAA GCGCTGA
- the TNK2 gene encoding activated CDC42 kinase 1 isoform X26: protein MRAVCSREGQRRLWEAVKRRKAMCKRKSWMSKVFSGKRLEAEFPPHHSQSTFRKTSPTPGGPAAEGSLQSLTCLIGEKDLHLFEKLGDGSFGVVRRGEWDAPSGKTVSVAVKCLKPDVLSQPEAMDDFIREVNAMHSLDHRNLIRLYGVVLTPPMKMVTELAPLGSLLDRLRKHQGHFLLGTLSRYAVQVAEGMGYLESKRFIHRDLAARNLLLATRDLVKIGDFGLMRALPQNDDHYVMQEHRKVPFAWCAPESLKTRTFSHASDTWMFGVTLWEMFTYGQEPWIGLNGSQILHKIDKEGERLPRPEDCPQDIYNVMVQCWAHKPEDRPTFVALRDFLLEAQPTDMRALQDFEEPDKLHIQMNDVITVIEGRAENYWWRGQNTRTLCVGPFPRNVVTSVAGLSAQDISQPLQNSFIHTGHGDSDPRHCWGFPDRIDELYLGNPMDPPDLLSVELSTSRPTQHLGRVKREPPPRPPQPAIFTQKPTYDPVSEDQDPLSSDFKRLGLRKPGLPRGLWLAKPSARVPGTKAGRGSSEVTLIDFGEEPVVPAPRPCAPSLAQLAMDACSLLDKTPPQSPSRALPRPLHPTPVVDWDARPLPPPPAYDDVAQDEDDFEVCSINSTLVSAGLSAGPSQGETNYAFVPEPARLFPALEDNLFLPPQGGGKPPNSAQTAEIFQALQQECMRQLQVPAGSLVPSPSPVGDDKPQVPPRVPIPPRPTRPRGELSPAPSGEEETGRWPGPASPPRVPPREPLSPQGSRTPSPLVPRGSSPLPPRLSSSPGKTMPTTQSFASDPKYATPQVIQAPGPRAGPCILPIVRDGKKVSSTHYYLLPERPPYLERYQRFLRETRSPEEPTPMPVPLLLPPPGISAPAAPTATVRPMPQAAPDPKANFSTNTSNSGAQLPALRATARLPQRGCPGDGPEAGRPAEKIQMLQAMVHGVTTEECQAALQSHSWSVQRAAQYLKVEQLFGLGLRPRGECHKVLEMFDWNLEQAGCHLLGSCGPAHHKR from the exons GTGTTCAGTGGAAAGCGGCTGGAGGCTGAGTTCCCCCCTCATCACTCTCAGAGCACCTTCCGGAAGACCTcacccacccccggaggcccagCAGCAGAGGGGTCCCTGCAGAGCCTCACCTGCCTCATTGGGGAGAAGGACCTGCATCTCTTTGAGAAGCTGGGAGATGGCTCCTTTGGCGTGGTGCGCAGGGGCGAGTGGGACGCCCCCTCGGGGAAGACG GTGAGTGTGGCTGTGAAGTGCCTGAAGCCTGATGTGCTGAGCCAGCCAGAGGCCATGGATGACTTCATCCGGGAGGTCAATGCCATGCACTCGCTTGACCACCGAAACCTCATTCGCCTCTATGGTGTGGTGCTCACGCCGCCCATGAAGATG GTGACAGAGCTGGCACCTCTGGGATCGTTGTTGGACCGGCTGCGCAAGCACCAGGGCCACTTCCTCCTGGGTACCCTGAGCCGCTACGCTGTGCAGGTGGCTGAGGGCATGGGCTACCTGGAGTCCAAGCGCTTTATTCACCGTGACCTGGCCGCCCGCAATCTGCTGTTGGCCACCCGTGACCTGGTCAAGATCGGGGACTTCGGGCTGATGCGAGCACTACCCCAGAATGACGACCACTACGTCATGCAGGAGCACCGCAAGGTGCCCTTTGCCTG GTGTGCCCCTGAGAGCCTGAAGACTCGCACCTTCTCCCATGCCAGCGACACCTGGATGTTTGGGGTCACGCTGTGGGAGATGTTCACCTATGGCCAGGAGCCCTGGATTGGCCTCAATGGCAGTCAG ATCCTGCATAAGATTGACAAGGAGGGGGAGCGTCTGCCCCGGCCCGAGGACTGCCCCCAGGACATCTACAATGTCATGGTTCAGTGCTGGGCTCACAAGCCAGAGGACAGACCCACCTTTGTGGCACTGAGAGACTTCCTGCTGGAG gcccagcccactGACATGCGGGCCCTTCAGGACTTTGAGGAACCAGACAAGCTGCACATCCAGATGAACGATGTCATCACCGTCATTGAGGGGAG GGCTGAGAATTACTGGTGGCGTGGGCAGAACACACGGACGCTGTGCGTGGGGCCCTTCCCTCGCAACGTGGTAACCTCTGTGGCCGGCCTGTCAGCCCAGGACATCAGCCAGCCCCTGCAGAACAGCTTCATTCACACAGGGCATGGTGACAGTGACCCCCGGcactgctggggcttccctgacaGGATCGATGA ACTGTATCTGGGAAACCCCATGGACCCTCCCGACCTGCTGAGTGTGGAACTGAGCACCTCCAGACCCACCCAGCATCTGGGCAGGGTGAAAA GGGAACCTCCACCTCGCCCTCCTCAGCCTGCCATCTTCACTCAGA AACCAACCTACGACCCTGTGAGTGAGGACCAAGACCCCCTGTCCAGCGACTTCAAGAGGCTGGGCCTGCGGAAGCCAGGACTGCCCCGTGGGCTGTGGCTCGCGAAGCCCTCTGCCCGGGTGCCGGGCACCAAAGCGGGCCGCGGGAGCAGTGAGGTCACGCTCATCGACTTCGGTGAGGAGCCCGTGGTCCCGGCCCCACGGCCCTGTGCGCCCTCACTGGCGCAGCTGGCCATGGATGCCTGCTCCTTGCTGGACAAGACCCCGCCGCAGAGCCCCTCGCGGGCCCTGCCCCGGCCCCTGCATCCCACGCCGGTGGTGGACTGGGATGCGCGCCCGCTGCCCCCGCCTCCTGCCTACGATGACGTGGCCCAGGATGAGGATGACTTTGAGGTCTGCTCCATCAACAGCACCCTCGTGAGTGCAGGGCTCTCTGCTGGGCCCAGTCAGGGCGAGACCAATTACGCCTTTGTGCCTGAGCCAGCGCGGCTCTTCCCTGCCCTGGAGGACAACCTGTTCCTCCCGCCTCAGGGTGGGGGCAAGCCGCCCAACTCAGCCCAGACCGCAGAGATCTTCCAGGCGCTGCAGCAGGAGTGCATGCGGCAGCTACAGGTCCCGGCCGGCTCTCTGGTCCCGTCGCCAAGCCCGGTGGGCGACGACAAGCCCCAGGTGCCCCCTCGTGTGCCCATCCCCCCGAGGCCCACACGCCCACGTGGGGAGCTGTCTCCAGCCCCCTCGGGCGAGGAGGAGACGGGGCGGTGGCCTGgacctgcctcccctccccgggTACCACCCCGGGAGCCCCTGTCCCCACAAGGCTCCAGGACCCCCAGCCCCTTGGTGCCACGCGGCAGCTCCCCGCTGCCACCCCGGCTCTCCAGCTCACCTGGGAAGACCATGCCCACCACCCAGAGCTTCGCCTCAGACCCCAAGTATGCCACACCCCAGGTGATCCAGGCACCTGGCCCCCGGGCTGGCCCCTGCATCTTACCCATCGTCCGTGATGGCAAGAAGGTCAGCAGCACCCACTACTACCTGCTGCCTGAGCGCCCACCCTACCTGGAGCGCTACCAGCGCTTCCTGCGTGAGACCCGGAGCCCCGAAGAGCCGACCCCCATGCCTGTGCCCCTGCTGCTGCCCCCTCCTGGCATCTCAGCTCCTGCTGCCCCCACTGCCACCGTTCGACCAATGCCTCAGGCTGCCCCAGACCCCAAGGCTAACTTCTCCACCAACACCAGCaactcaggggcccagctgccaGCCCTGAGGGCCACTGCTCGGCTGCCACAGAGGGGCTGCCCCGGGGACGGGCCAGAGGCTGGACGGCCAGCAGAGAAGATCCAGATG CTGCAGGCCATGGTGCATGGGGTGACCACAGAGGAGTGCCAGGCGGCCCTGCAGAGCCACAGCTGGAGCGTGCAGAGGGCTGCCCAGTATCTGAAG GTGGAGCAGCTCTTTGGTTTGGGTCTGCGGCCGCGAGGCGAGTGCCACAAAGTGCTGGAGATGTTCGACTGGAACTTGGAGCAGGCTGGCTGCCACCTGCTGGGCTCCTGCGGCCCAGCCCACCACAA GCGCTGA